The sequence CGTTGCCTGCGAAACTTTTATCACTGTCGGACTGGTGATAGTTGGCGGCGAAATCACAACTAAAACCTATGTTGATGTTCCCGACTTGGTTCGCAATCTTGTAAAGGAGATAGGATATACCGACCCTAAATACGGATTCCACTATAGATCGTGCTCAATATTAAATGCTATCGGCATGCAGTCTCCGGATATTGCTCAGGGAGTAAATACCGGCGGCGCCGGCGATCAGGGTTTGATGATTGGATTTGCCTGCGATCACACTAAAGAGCTTATGCCTTTGCCGATAATGCTGGCTCATAAATTAGCGGCAAAGCTTGCTTCTGTTCGCAAGAAAAATATACTGCCCTATCTTGGGCCTGACGGCAAATCGCAGGTAACTGTCGAATTTGAGAATGGCAGACCTAAAAGAGTGGATACTGTTTTAATATCCAGTCAGCATACCGCTGATATTCTCGATAGAACCGGCAAAAAAATTACTAATAAGGCAAAAGATGAAATAATCGAGAAAGTTGTCTTAACGACTATACCCAAAAAATATCTCGATTCAAAAACAAAGTATCTTGTGAATCCAACCGGTAAATTTGTTATCGGCGGCCCACAATCCGATACGGGCATGACCGGGCGCAAAATTATTGTCGATACCTACGGCGGCTCGGCTGCTCATGGCGGCGGCGCTTTCTCGGGCAAAGACCCCACCAAAGTCGACCGTTCCGCCTCGTATATGGCTCGCCATATCGCTAAAAACATCGTTGCCTCAGGTTTAGCAAGTGTATGCCATGTGCAGCTTGCTTATGCTATCGGTGTGGCGAAACCGGTTAGCGTTTTAGTCAACACTCGCAATTCGGGCAAGATTTCAGATTACCGCCTGACGCAGTTAGTCAAGAAGCATTTCAAATTAACGCCTAATGGAATTATTGATTATCTGAAATTAAGACGTCCGATATTCAATAAAACTGCGGCGTATGGACATTTCGGTAGAAATGAAAAAGAATTTACCTGGGAAAAAACTAATAAAGTAAAAGAATTATTAAAGGATGCTTGATTATGAAATTTCACATTAAAGATGCTAAATTAGCCAAAAAAGGGAAACTCAGAATCGAATGGGCCGAACAATTTATGCCGGTCTTGCGTC comes from Candidatus Zixiibacteriota bacterium and encodes:
- the metK gene encoding methionine adenosyltransferase, translating into MAKNNFFFTSESVTEGHPDKICDQISDAVLDDVLMYDKNGRVACETFITVGLVIVGGEITTKTYVDVPDLVRNLVKEIGYTDPKYGFHYRSCSILNAIGMQSPDIAQGVNTGGAGDQGLMIGFACDHTKELMPLPIMLAHKLAAKLASVRKKNILPYLGPDGKSQVTVEFENGRPKRVDTVLISSQHTADILDRTGKKITNKAKDEIIEKVVLTTIPKKYLDSKTKYLVNPTGKFVIGGPQSDTGMTGRKIIVDTYGGSAAHGGGAFSGKDPTKVDRSASYMARHIAKNIVASGLASVCHVQLAYAIGVAKPVSVLVNTRNSGKISDYRLTQLVKKHFKLTPNGIIDYLKLRRPIFNKTAAYGHFGRNEKEFTWEKTNKVKELLKDA